In Elusimicrobiota bacterium, a genomic segment contains:
- a CDS encoding OB-fold nucleic acid binding domain-containing protein yields MNNQQQSEEVKPVIVDEEGLCPTCGYFAGSLLTCPRCGARVEKRISVKFVKIASIIGSILGVILLWYAAHLKQPKQIHIEDIDERMSGAYIKVVGKVVSYVEDTTKNSLKIKLDDGTGQINIYGFNKLAQFKKIHKDNLPELGDLVEIAGTVSESQKFGTTLFMPVPERFKVLQKLQIKEYTLADIKSDLIGEIVKIKVFISSYEQRTTKKGTILHSFVLSDETGSINMVLFDSAMTKISTETKNLLSEKNAELEMLVKISEYRDTLQANLFDYTKIKKVGTVDIKAVQDKLWTQKIKQTKTIKFNKLTKKDINSSYFFSGTIRDIRAIRKGMVVTIDDGSDELSVVVWDTLKDKIKGFSHLEEDAKISGIFQIGEYKNELQLKIVQAEDVKIEAGESGGSQLEIIQDSGEEKRIPRAKKQKSKKDEEKMETKEDEIQIIQE; encoded by the coding sequence ATGAATAATCAACAGCAATCAGAAGAAGTAAAGCCGGTAATTGTAGATGAGGAAGGGCTCTGTCCAACCTGTGGCTATTTTGCAGGCTCGCTTTTGACCTGTCCTCGCTGTGGTGCGCGGGTTGAAAAACGGATCAGTGTCAAGTTCGTAAAAATAGCATCAATTATAGGCTCAATACTTGGTGTTATTCTTTTATGGTATGCTGCACACTTAAAGCAGCCGAAGCAGATACATATAGAAGATATTGACGAACGAATGAGCGGTGCGTATATCAAAGTCGTCGGAAAAGTGGTTTCATATGTTGAAGATACTACCAAAAACTCACTAAAAATAAAACTAGACGATGGCACAGGTCAGATAAATATCTACGGGTTCAACAAACTTGCACAATTCAAAAAAATTCATAAAGATAACCTGCCTGAATTAGGCGATTTGGTAGAAATTGCCGGCACTGTCAGTGAAAGCCAGAAGTTTGGTACTACACTGTTTATGCCTGTTCCAGAAAGATTCAAAGTGCTGCAGAAATTACAAATAAAAGAATATACGCTCGCAGATATAAAGAGCGATTTAATCGGTGAGATTGTAAAAATTAAAGTGTTCATCTCGTCATATGAACAACGAACTACCAAGAAAGGTACTATTCTGCATTCGTTTGTGTTAAGTGATGAAACCGGTAGTATCAATATGGTTCTGTTTGATTCTGCAATGACTAAAATTTCTACAGAGACAAAAAATTTGCTTTCTGAAAAAAATGCCGAACTGGAGATGCTCGTCAAAATATCCGAATACCGTGATACACTTCAAGCTAACCTGTTTGATTATACCAAAATCAAAAAAGTAGGCACTGTAGATATTAAAGCAGTTCAGGATAAACTGTGGACACAGAAAATTAAACAGACAAAAACTATTAAGTTCAACAAATTAACAAAAAAGGATATCAATAGTTCATACTTTTTTAGTGGAACAATCAGAGATATCAGAGCAATAAGGAAAGGAATGGTTGTTACTATTGACGATGGTAGTGATGAGCTTTCAGTAGTTGTATGGGATACATTAAAAGATAAAATTAAGGGCTTCAGTCATCTTGAAGAAGATGCTAAAATATCAGGTATATTCCAGATTGGTGAATACAAGAACGAACTCCAACTAAAAATAGTTCAGGCTGAAGATGTAAAAATTGAAGCAGGTGAATCGGGTGGCTCGCAATTGGAAATTATTCAAGATAGCGGTGAAGAAAAGCGGATCCCGAGGGCGAAAAAGCAAAAGAGCAAAAAAGATGAAGAGAAAATGGAAACCAAAGAGGACGAAATCCAGATAATCCAGGAATAA
- a CDS encoding carboxypeptidase regulatory-like domain-containing protein produces MQKMINWLKNSPTKVGYKKRFIPDFSRLYFGFTTCYLLLATCYLFAAGTTGMQFLLIDPFAYSAATGGCGGALGDATNPAVCTGCGIYKKGVFGYSYTSWINGLSGHYFAFRKPNRYGTRGWGVEYSYFGLSEPYIDENFQKQKEIQFTNQILSFLYAIGNPSMGIGTRFKMAGSSIESSLTTEAHTSSAYTLDIGVFYVYNGILNFSFLKQNLVLGSAEGAYLPEKIEISQPINVGLSYSVYPLKIAAQADLNSVDKNIYKTGLEYILLDTIALRCGYKIGADLETYTAGIGLRVKDARFDYAWVPFGGLGDTHRVSIDFRYGTAVAKEETIDMPESVGTIKIKEKKVKIKGLRKPKKILPVEERSKLAVLDMFVQDTVTDAEADFIYDFLQGDLTNCEGFDIIERKYIDSIIKEQNIQLSGIIEEDTAFIKEFGGLIGVKYIIVSRLGKFGENYQFIVQIKDVTTGRNVFSVDEKCRKIEDMRGVVRNVVNTIVVEVVDKKQKEKKKKQAELKDINVIYVKVTDDNGVPLSNAVVKISKNSEEIKKILTDDNGKCNSDNLPLGTYTVKAWKQGYVFEEKEVEMVAENPTEVNFTLKKK; encoded by the coding sequence CTGTTGATTGACCCATTTGCATATTCAGCAGCAACGGGTGGTTGCGGTGGTGCATTAGGTGATGCTACTAATCCTGCAGTATGTACCGGCTGTGGAATTTATAAAAAAGGTGTGTTTGGATATTCTTATACTTCATGGATAAATGGTCTATCAGGACATTACTTTGCATTCCGTAAACCAAACAGGTATGGTACCAGAGGGTGGGGCGTAGAGTATTCATATTTTGGTCTATCTGAACCATATATAGATGAAAATTTTCAGAAACAGAAGGAGATACAGTTTACAAACCAAATTTTATCATTTCTGTATGCGATTGGTAATCCAAGTATGGGTATTGGTACGAGATTTAAGATGGCAGGAAGCTCTATAGAATCGTCATTAACTACAGAAGCACATACTTCGTCTGCATATACACTGGATATAGGCGTTTTTTATGTTTATAATGGTATTTTGAATTTCTCATTCTTAAAACAAAATCTTGTGCTGGGTTCTGCAGAAGGTGCTTATCTTCCTGAAAAAATAGAAATATCTCAACCAATAAATGTTGGCTTGTCATATAGTGTCTATCCACTTAAAATAGCAGCTCAAGCAGATTTAAATTCTGTAGATAAAAATATTTATAAAACTGGATTAGAATACATATTGTTGGATACGATTGCGTTAAGATGTGGTTATAAAATTGGTGCTGATTTAGAAACATATACTGCCGGTATTGGATTGAGAGTAAAAGATGCGCGGTTTGATTATGCATGGGTGCCTTTCGGTGGCTTAGGGGATACACATCGGGTTTCAATTGATTTCAGATACGGAACTGCAGTAGCAAAAGAAGAAACAATTGATATGCCAGAATCAGTTGGTACCATAAAAATAAAAGAGAAAAAGGTAAAAATAAAAGGGTTGAGGAAACCTAAAAAGATTTTACCAGTTGAAGAAAGGTCTAAACTGGCAGTTTTAGATATGTTTGTTCAAGATACTGTAACTGATGCTGAAGCAGATTTTATATATGACTTTTTACAAGGTGACTTAACAAATTGTGAAGGTTTTGATATTATTGAAAGAAAATATATAGATAGTATAATAAAAGAACAAAATATTCAGTTATCAGGGATTATTGAGGAAGATACCGCGTTCATAAAAGAATTTGGTGGTCTTATTGGTGTTAAATATATTATTGTAAGTCGTCTCGGTAAATTCGGTGAGAATTATCAATTTATAGTTCAGATAAAGGATGTGACAACAGGCAGGAATGTGTTTTCTGTAGATGAAAAATGCAGAAAAATTGAAGATATGCGTGGTGTTGTAAGAAATGTTGTCAACACAATTGTTGTAGAAGTTGTTGATAAAAAGCAAAAAGAAAAGAAAAAGAAACAAGCAGAATTAAAGGATATAAATGTTATCTATGTGAAAGTTACTGACGATAATGGTGTCCCGCTTTCAAATGCAGTAGTAAAAATCTCTAAAAATAGTGAAGAAATAAAAAAGATTCTTACAGACGATAACGGTAAATGCAACTCGGACAATTTACCTTTAGGAACTTACACAGTAAAAGCATGGAAACAGGGCTATGTTTTTGAAGAGAAAGAAGTTGAAATGGTTGCTGAGAATCCTACCGAAGTCAATTTCACTCTCAAAAAGAAATAA
- the fliB gene encoding flagellin lysine-N-methylase, producing the protein MPDCAVCCKNWDIDIDDETYQKLVDVKWEQFSDRFENRKIFIDRDGRKKFELIDSRCIFLDDDNYCLIHKKLGFDAKSTICKMYPFKFVKTPEGIIVRLSFVCPSVIKDTGVQLENQISEIEKLATLQPDWIRKIDETVVVDSDIKISYNDYKKIENVIFELLRARHDYETSLKAPAKFLRALSESLKKKESLNDILQKTDKEIFFRKKENVSKEKQKLYLALFVGYEFVGRAKENLLKKYANLLKLVFRTGSLKLNNEKFKLSEIAETYFDIDNENIQNTIKRFIEHLLFSKWHLLSSAVSTPNLVSGYSLLLVVYALVKWWSRAFALIRKSAVVELCDVEKAITFVELNYTGHITKETLFLNSRTFATICNLLISQPNFEEIII; encoded by the coding sequence ATGCCTGATTGTGCGGTATGCTGTAAGAACTGGGATATAGATATTGATGATGAAACATACCAAAAACTAGTGGATGTTAAGTGGGAACAGTTTTCAGATAGATTTGAGAATAGAAAAATATTCATTGACAGAGATGGGAGAAAAAAATTTGAACTTATAGACAGCAGATGTATTTTTTTAGATGATGACAACTACTGTCTTATCCATAAAAAATTGGGGTTTGACGCAAAATCTACCATCTGTAAGATGTATCCATTTAAGTTTGTAAAAACGCCCGAGGGGATTATTGTTCGGCTATCATTTGTGTGTCCGTCAGTTATAAAAGATACAGGTGTTCAGTTAGAGAATCAAATATCTGAAATAGAAAAACTTGCAACCTTACAACCCGACTGGATACGTAAAATAGATGAAACGGTTGTTGTTGATAGCGATATAAAAATATCCTACAATGACTATAAAAAAATTGAGAATGTTATTTTTGAATTATTAAGAGCACGCCACGATTACGAGACATCACTTAAAGCACCCGCAAAGTTTTTAAGGGCGTTATCGGAGAGTCTTAAGAAAAAGGAATCATTAAACGATATATTACAGAAGACCGATAAAGAAATTTTTTTTCGTAAAAAAGAAAATGTATCAAAAGAAAAACAGAAACTTTATCTTGCACTTTTCGTCGGTTATGAATTTGTAGGAAGAGCGAAAGAGAACTTACTTAAAAAATATGCGAATCTGTTAAAACTTGTTTTTAGAACCGGTTCTCTTAAACTGAACAATGAAAAATTCAAACTTTCAGAAATTGCCGAAACATATTTTGATATAGATAATGAAAACATACAAAATACCATCAAGAGATTCATTGAACACTTACTTTTTTCAAAATGGCATTTGTTATCGTCGGCTGTATCTACACCCAATCTTGTTTCAGGCTATTCACTGCTCCTTGTTGTTTATGCGCTTGTGAAATGGTGGTCTCGGGCTTTTGCTCTCATAAGAAAAAGTGCTGTTGTAGAACTCTGTGATGTAGAAAAAGCAATTACATTTGTGGAACTAAATTACACAGGACATATTACGAAAGAAACGCTTTTTTTGAACAGCCGAACCTTTGCCACAATTTGCAACCTTTTAATTTCACAACCAAACTTTGAGGAAATAATAATATAA